Proteins encoded together in one Halalkaliarchaeum sp. AArc-CO window:
- a CDS encoding ATP-binding cassette domain-containing protein, which translates to MSRGEFDPDRRFGNPTDQRNAKQNTGRNGDNSHANGNGDRDLPVELSNGETVADDPAAAAASEPVVDARGIDVSLGGVRILEDVDVTVDPGTLVGLVGPNGAGKSTLLRAMRALLPIDAGQVRVAGVPVHDRPAREVSRTVATVPQTTTLSFSFTVQQTVEMGRTPHVSRFGTLGPDDREAIRAAMERTEITQFADRSITEVSGGERQRVLLARALAQETPVLFLDEPTASLDVNHAVRTLELVDELVEEGKTVVAAIHDLDLAARYCDELVLLSDGRVQASGPPSEVLTAESLEETFDATAVVTGQPAADAPGVTAFSPAACTDLRTDCRVHVLGNGRPAALVLARLAATDATISLGPVHEGDDAAVLAEDVGADAVTVPPFSGLSDATFDRVRGVVSSADCLVRAGDVSHAVENLLEESTGQQLPPVVDARSLEPDAVACAIEARLDARSGESRDDGAVDEATGETVEP; encoded by the coding sequence GTGAGCCGCGGCGAGTTCGATCCGGATCGGCGGTTCGGAAACCCGACCGACCAACGGAACGCGAAGCAGAACACCGGACGGAACGGCGACAACAGCCACGCCAACGGCAACGGCGATCGCGATCTCCCGGTCGAACTCTCGAACGGGGAGACGGTGGCTGACGATCCTGCCGCCGCCGCGGCTTCCGAGCCCGTCGTCGACGCCCGGGGTATCGACGTGTCGCTCGGCGGGGTCCGGATCCTCGAAGACGTCGACGTCACCGTCGACCCCGGGACGCTAGTGGGTCTCGTCGGGCCCAACGGAGCAGGGAAGTCGACGCTACTTCGGGCGATGCGCGCGTTGCTCCCCATCGACGCCGGGCAGGTTCGGGTGGCTGGCGTTCCGGTCCACGACCGGCCAGCACGGGAAGTGAGCCGAACGGTTGCGACGGTTCCACAGACGACGACGCTGTCGTTTTCCTTTACGGTCCAGCAGACCGTGGAGATGGGGCGGACGCCGCACGTCTCCCGGTTCGGGACGCTCGGGCCGGACGACAGGGAGGCGATCCGAGCGGCGATGGAACGGACCGAGATCACCCAGTTCGCCGACCGGTCGATAACCGAAGTCTCGGGCGGCGAGCGCCAGCGGGTTTTGCTCGCCCGGGCGCTCGCCCAGGAGACGCCGGTGCTGTTTCTGGACGAACCGACGGCGAGTCTCGACGTGAACCACGCGGTTCGAACCCTGGAACTGGTGGACGAGCTCGTCGAGGAGGGAAAGACCGTCGTCGCCGCGATCCACGATCTCGACCTGGCGGCGCGATACTGCGACGAGCTGGTGTTGCTCTCGGACGGCCGCGTACAGGCGTCGGGCCCTCCCTCGGAAGTGCTCACCGCCGAGAGTCTGGAGGAAACGTTCGACGCGACGGCTGTCGTGACCGGTCAGCCGGCCGCGGACGCGCCGGGCGTAACGGCGTTTTCGCCGGCGGCGTGTACCGACCTCCGAACGGATTGTCGCGTCCACGTGCTCGGCAACGGGCGTCCGGCGGCGCTTGTCCTGGCTCGCCTCGCGGCCACGGACGCGACGATCTCTCTCGGCCCCGTCCACGAGGGTGACGACGCCGCCGTACTGGCCGAGGACGTGGGGGCAGACGCGGTGACGGTCCCGCCGTTTTCGGGGCTGTCCGACGCGACGTTCGATCGGGTTCGGGGGGTCGTCTCGTCGGCAGACTGTCTCGTCCGGGCCGGCGACGTGTCACACGCGGTCGAGAATCTCCTCGAGGAGTCCACTGGTCAACAACTCCCGCCGGTCGTCGACGCCCGGTCGCTGGAGCCGGACGCCGTAGCGTGTGCGATCGAAGCGCGTCTCGACGCGCGATCCGGTGAGTCCCGCGACGACGGGGCCGTCGATGAAGCCACCGGCGAGACGGTCGAACCGTAG
- a CDS encoding class I SAM-dependent methyltransferase family protein → MSVPCVAVPREQGEAVRQALSSAGVLDGTHRIVVEEATIYLPITDPASVPEEYADAVTERELPEQEPQRTPADLLGYDPTYERLGDIVILDEDDPDRAREIANAVVDSDIPVRTVLNRASKIRGELRVRDWEVIVSPEDIGASNPYSSPTETVHREYGYEFLLDVDEVYFSPRLATERHRVLETVGPDEHVFDMFAGVGPFAIPAADRGAEVVACDLNERAVDYLRENARRNGVSDRITAIHGDVRDVATDWEGWAERIFMNLPHSAGEFLDTAVALAGEECVLHYYDIQHEGDPFGPGRRAIREAAGEAYEVRVETEHVVRSYAPHELNVCLDVRLVER, encoded by the coding sequence ATGTCCGTTCCGTGCGTGGCGGTCCCCCGGGAGCAGGGCGAGGCCGTCCGACAGGCGCTTTCGTCGGCCGGCGTGCTCGACGGCACCCACCGGATCGTCGTCGAGGAGGCGACCATCTACCTTCCGATCACCGACCCGGCGAGCGTTCCCGAGGAGTACGCCGACGCGGTGACCGAGCGGGAGCTCCCCGAACAGGAGCCACAGCGGACCCCGGCTGATCTCCTCGGCTACGACCCGACCTACGAACGACTCGGAGACATCGTCATCCTCGACGAGGACGACCCCGACCGGGCACGCGAGATCGCGAACGCGGTCGTCGACTCGGACATCCCTGTGCGGACCGTTTTGAACCGCGCCTCGAAGATCCGGGGCGAACTGCGGGTCCGGGACTGGGAGGTAATCGTCTCCCCGGAGGATATCGGGGCGTCGAACCCCTACAGCTCGCCGACGGAGACGGTCCACCGCGAGTACGGCTACGAGTTCCTGCTCGACGTCGACGAGGTGTACTTCTCGCCGCGGCTCGCGACGGAGCGACACCGCGTGCTCGAGACAGTGGGCCCCGACGAGCACGTCTTCGACATGTTCGCCGGCGTGGGGCCGTTCGCGATCCCGGCGGCCGACCGGGGGGCGGAGGTGGTGGCCTGTGATCTCAACGAGCGGGCGGTCGACTACCTCCGGGAGAACGCCCGCCGGAACGGCGTGAGCGATCGGATCACGGCGATCCACGGCGACGTTCGAGACGTCGCCACCGACTGGGAGGGGTGGGCCGAACGGATCTTTATGAACCTCCCGCACTCGGCCGGCGAATTCCTCGATACGGCGGTCGCTCTCGCGGGAGAGGAGTGTGTGCTCCACTACTACGACATTCAACACGAGGGCGATCCGTTCGGTCCCGGACGGCGGGCGATCCGCGAGGCGGCCGGCGAGGCGTACGAGGTTCGGGTCGAAACCGAACACGTCGTTCGGTCGTATGCGCCACACGAACTCAACGTCTGCCTGGACGTTCGTCTGGTCGAACGGTGA